From the Caballeronia sp. LZ062 genome, one window contains:
- a CDS encoding acyl-CoA dehydrogenase family protein, protein MQALQSEAIIDSQSDYPEYAGSLSLDALIEEVERRRDEFDALSHVPRDMVGKMKRAGIFRASTPKRFGGDALPPARFLEMLERIAIADGSTAWVAAFGSANTYLASLPVETQAQIYATGPDQVFAGGLYPLQKAERAPGGFRVSGQWRFASGCKGADWIGVGIGGVPAGADDKNAGKPFTAVFPASEVEIVDNWNVVGMQGTGSHDLRLKDKYVEEQWTFVRGGTALIDEPLYRYPAVAYQAQVHAAVNIGLARAALDLLAEMSGVTKTTTGAPRLADRAYYRSGLAQAEAQLRSARAFFFESAEASWRTVLAGDPVLPAEANLLRLSATHAAHTCADIVMQAYKMAGIGAIYRENRMQRLVRDSIVVTQHAFLGEGNYDAAGAIFVGIPPVTPYP, encoded by the coding sequence ATGCAAGCCCTTCAAAGCGAAGCCATCATCGATTCGCAGAGCGACTATCCCGAGTACGCCGGATCGCTGTCGCTCGATGCGCTGATCGAAGAAGTCGAGCGCCGCCGCGACGAGTTCGACGCCCTGTCTCACGTGCCGCGCGACATGGTCGGCAAGATGAAGCGCGCGGGCATCTTCCGCGCGAGCACGCCCAAACGTTTCGGCGGCGACGCACTGCCGCCTGCGCGCTTCCTCGAGATGCTCGAACGCATTGCGATCGCGGACGGTTCGACCGCATGGGTGGCGGCGTTCGGCTCCGCCAACACGTACCTCGCCTCCCTGCCAGTCGAGACACAGGCGCAGATCTATGCGACCGGTCCCGATCAGGTTTTCGCGGGCGGCTTGTATCCGCTGCAGAAGGCCGAACGTGCGCCCGGCGGCTTCCGGGTGTCGGGACAGTGGCGCTTCGCGAGTGGCTGCAAGGGGGCGGACTGGATCGGCGTTGGAATCGGCGGCGTACCCGCCGGCGCGGACGACAAGAACGCCGGCAAGCCCTTTACTGCCGTCTTCCCCGCGAGCGAAGTCGAGATCGTCGACAACTGGAACGTGGTCGGCATGCAGGGCACGGGCAGCCATGATCTGCGCCTGAAAGACAAATACGTCGAGGAGCAATGGACCTTCGTGCGCGGCGGCACGGCACTGATCGATGAACCCTTGTACCGGTATCCCGCCGTCGCCTATCAGGCGCAGGTGCATGCTGCCGTAAACATCGGCCTGGCGCGCGCTGCGCTCGACTTGCTGGCGGAAATGTCCGGAGTAACGAAGACCACGACCGGCGCGCCGCGTCTTGCCGATCGCGCCTACTATCGTTCCGGGCTTGCGCAGGCGGAAGCGCAACTGCGCAGCGCGCGGGCATTCTTCTTCGAGTCCGCGGAAGCATCGTGGCGCACGGTGCTCGCTGGCGATCCGGTATTACCCGCCGAAGCCAACCTGTTGCGTCTGTCCGCGACGCACGCGGCTCACACCTGCGCCGATATCGTGATGCAAGCGTACAAGATGGCGGGCATCGGCGCGATCTATCGCGAGAACCGGATGCAACGTCTGGTACGCGATTCGATCGTCGTCACCCAGCACGCGTTCCTCGGCGAAGGCAACTACGACGCAGCGGGCGCGATCTTCGTCGGCATTCCGCCCGTCACGCCGTATCCCTGA
- a CDS encoding MFS transporter, whose translation MATVPTPTAATSAAMPDRALKRIVIASVAGNAMEWYDFFVYGTAAALVFGKLFFPASADPLIGTLGAFAAFAMGFVARPLGGIAFGHIGDRYGRRASLVWTLLIMGFATFGIGLLPTYDHVGLWAPVALVALRLLQGVASGGEWGGGVLMISENAPPEKRGYYAAWSQLGVGGGFVLSSAAFLAVQALPHEQFISWGWRLPFLASIVIFALGVYIRHSLPESRDFENAEEAGKTSHMPVLEAIKRHPKEILVAMGLRVAENGGAYIFLAFSLVYGKFIGIPNSTMLTGVMLAMIVEMIAMVLWGKLSDHIGRKPVYMIGAASLAVMAFPFFWLLDTHATPLIWLALVLGTAVCHGAMIGTLPALVGELFSTEVRYSGVALGHEVASIFAGGLSPLLATALLSHYHASWPVAVFLIVLSLITVVTLRFTRETRHQSH comes from the coding sequence ATGGCAACAGTTCCTACCCCGACCGCCGCAACCAGCGCAGCAATGCCGGACCGCGCCCTCAAACGTATCGTGATTGCGTCGGTCGCGGGCAATGCGATGGAGTGGTACGACTTCTTCGTCTATGGCACAGCGGCCGCGCTCGTATTCGGCAAGCTGTTCTTCCCGGCGAGCGCCGATCCGCTGATCGGTACGCTCGGCGCGTTCGCTGCGTTCGCAATGGGCTTCGTCGCGCGGCCGCTCGGCGGTATCGCGTTCGGCCATATAGGCGACCGTTACGGACGGCGCGCGTCGCTCGTCTGGACGCTGCTTATCATGGGCTTTGCGACCTTCGGCATCGGCCTGTTGCCGACTTACGATCACGTGGGTCTTTGGGCTCCAGTTGCGCTCGTCGCACTTCGCCTCTTGCAAGGTGTTGCGTCCGGCGGCGAATGGGGTGGAGGCGTACTGATGATCAGCGAGAACGCGCCTCCCGAGAAACGCGGCTATTACGCCGCGTGGAGTCAGCTCGGCGTGGGTGGCGGTTTCGTGCTGTCCTCTGCCGCGTTCCTCGCGGTGCAGGCGTTGCCGCACGAGCAGTTCATCTCCTGGGGATGGCGTCTGCCCTTCCTCGCGAGCATCGTGATCTTTGCACTCGGCGTCTACATTCGCCACAGCCTGCCGGAGAGCCGCGACTTCGAGAACGCGGAAGAAGCGGGCAAGACATCGCACATGCCGGTGCTCGAAGCCATCAAGCGTCATCCGAAGGAAATCCTGGTAGCGATGGGCCTGCGTGTCGCGGAAAACGGCGGCGCCTATATCTTCCTCGCGTTCTCGCTCGTGTACGGCAAGTTCATCGGCATTCCCAATTCGACGATGCTTACCGGCGTCATGCTTGCCATGATCGTCGAAATGATAGCGATGGTGCTGTGGGGCAAGCTCTCCGATCACATCGGACGCAAGCCTGTGTACATGATCGGCGCGGCTTCGCTTGCGGTGATGGCCTTCCCGTTTTTCTGGCTGCTCGACACGCATGCGACCCCGCTCATCTGGCTCGCACTGGTGCTCGGCACTGCCGTCTGTCACGGCGCGATGATCGGCACCTTGCCTGCGCTCGTCGGCGAGTTGTTCAGTACGGAAGTGCGCTACTCCGGCGTCGCTCTCGGGCATGAGGTGGCCTCGATTTTCGCAGGCGGTCTGTCGCCGCTGCTCGCCACCGCGTTGCTGTCGCACTATCACGCGTCCTGGCCTGTCGCCGTGTTCCTCATCGTGCTTAGTCTCATTACGGTCGTCACGCTGCGCTTCACGCGCGAAACGCGCCATCAGTCACATTGA
- a CDS encoding flavin reductase: MTHDQARAQFRNAMASLGAAVNVITTDGPHGRCGITASAVCSVTDTPPTMLVCINQSSYVHDVLLNNGRACINVLGAHAQQLARVFAGMDGCSMDERFARCGSRPGALDLPVLDDAIASLEGRIVDSKKVGSHSVLFVQVEHIGSCEDGDGLVYFCRQFHRLARAASCEAA; the protein is encoded by the coding sequence ATGACTCACGATCAAGCGCGCGCGCAGTTTCGCAACGCAATGGCCTCGCTCGGCGCGGCCGTCAACGTCATCACCACCGACGGCCCGCACGGACGATGCGGTATCACCGCAAGCGCCGTATGTTCGGTGACCGATACGCCACCGACGATGCTCGTCTGCATCAATCAATCGAGCTATGTTCACGACGTGCTGCTCAATAACGGCCGAGCGTGCATCAACGTGCTGGGCGCGCACGCGCAGCAACTAGCGCGCGTGTTCGCGGGCATGGACGGATGCTCGATGGACGAACGTTTCGCGCGCTGCGGCTCGCGGCCGGGCGCACTGGACCTTCCCGTGCTCGACGACGCGATCGCGAGTCTCGAAGGCCGTATCGTCGACAGCAAGAAGGTCGGTTCGCATTCGGTGCTTTTCGTACAGGTCGAGCACATCGGCTCATGCGAAGACGGCGATGGCCTCGTGTACTTCTGCCGGCAGTTTCATCGGCTCGCGCGGGCAGCATCCTGCGAGGCGGCGTGA
- a CDS encoding MFS transporter encodes MNPEALNPDLGTLTQSRAARPTSTVRRAVTTAVLGQILEWYDFFLYGTAAALVLGKLFFPVGTDPLTGTIAAFGGFTVGFIARPIGGVLCGHIGDRYGRKAVMMLTLLTMGTATVLMGVLPTYQQVGIAAPVMLVLLRILQGLAAGGEWSGSILLIHENAPQSKRGALAAWSPCGAALGFVLSTGAFLLVQNLPAGDFQSWGWRLPFLASAALVLLGLWMRRSVGESAAFAELKATRHESRMPVIEVLRQCPREVLTVFGLRFGEGAASYLFFAFSIAYGQFLGIKSSWILSGLCISMLLMIPVSLFFGWMTDKVGRKPVYLAGAIAIVVVAWPYFALLGSGEYWKVVAALVLANSITLGILEGAQPAFISEMLPVHLRFSGLGIGREVSSVLGGGLSPMIATALLAHYHSAVPVAIYLGVLGLIAVAATLIARETYPKAMRAALRGQPE; translated from the coding sequence ATGAACCCTGAAGCTCTGAACCCCGATTTGGGCACGCTCACTCAAAGCCGAGCCGCCCGTCCCACAAGCACCGTGCGCCGTGCGGTCACTACTGCAGTACTCGGGCAGATCCTCGAGTGGTACGACTTCTTTCTGTATGGAACGGCTGCCGCGCTCGTCCTCGGCAAGCTGTTCTTTCCGGTCGGCACTGATCCGCTCACGGGCACCATCGCCGCATTCGGCGGCTTCACGGTCGGCTTCATCGCGCGACCCATCGGCGGCGTGCTATGCGGACATATCGGCGACCGTTACGGCCGCAAGGCCGTGATGATGCTCACGCTGCTTACGATGGGTACCGCCACGGTTTTGATGGGCGTTTTGCCGACGTATCAGCAGGTCGGCATTGCGGCGCCCGTGATGCTGGTTCTGCTGCGCATTCTTCAGGGACTGGCTGCCGGCGGCGAATGGAGCGGCAGTATCTTGCTGATTCATGAGAACGCGCCGCAATCGAAGCGCGGAGCACTTGCGGCATGGAGCCCCTGTGGCGCAGCACTCGGCTTCGTCCTTTCCACCGGCGCGTTCCTTCTGGTGCAGAACCTGCCGGCGGGCGATTTTCAGAGCTGGGGATGGCGCCTTCCGTTTCTCGCGAGCGCCGCACTCGTTCTTCTCGGCTTGTGGATGCGCCGCTCGGTCGGAGAAAGCGCCGCATTCGCCGAATTGAAGGCGACACGCCACGAAAGCCGCATGCCTGTCATTGAAGTACTGCGCCAATGTCCGCGCGAAGTGCTCACCGTGTTCGGCCTGCGCTTCGGCGAGGGCGCGGCGTCCTACCTCTTCTTCGCGTTCTCGATCGCATATGGGCAGTTCCTCGGCATCAAGTCGAGCTGGATTCTGAGCGGTCTGTGCATCTCGATGCTGCTCATGATCCCCGTGTCGCTCTTCTTCGGCTGGATGACCGACAAGGTCGGACGCAAACCGGTGTATCTCGCCGGCGCTATCGCCATCGTGGTCGTCGCGTGGCCCTACTTCGCGCTGCTCGGCTCGGGCGAATACTGGAAGGTGGTTGCGGCGCTCGTTCTCGCGAACAGCATCACGCTCGGCATCCTCGAAGGCGCGCAGCCCGCGTTCATCAGCGAGATGTTGCCAGTGCATCTGCGCTTCTCGGGACTTGGCATCGGACGCGAAGTCTCTTCCGTACTCGGCGGCGGCCTCTCACCGATGATCGCCACCGCGCTGCTCGCCCACTATCACAGCGCCGTGCCCGTCGCCATCTACCTGGGCGTACTGGGCCTCATCGCTGTCGCTGCCACGTTGATCGCACGCGAGACGTATCCCAAAGCAATGCGCGCCGCGCTTCGTGGCCAGCCCGAATGA
- a CDS encoding LysR family transcriptional regulator has protein sequence MTKLNLGLADLNLLRVFLAIWDLRSLTAAGDRLELTQPAVSHALRRLRTIFNDPLFVRTPTGMVPTDAAHRLYPPLAKALSIINEAVQQLARFDPATARRVFRISMSDMSEFFFLPPLLALLDREARGIRIEVVNVPVESVSAAMRAGEIDLALGYVPGLDEGCMSQTLFVDEHVCVVRANHPLGKSRPTREDLAALRYVYASTSATGHRMVEQWLDELNFKRDVVVRLPHFVVAPEIVMNTDLAVIFPKSIARRFNRGKAFRILPLPFALPPIEIQIHSHTQFANDPGVAWLRETISEMFRQPEE, from the coding sequence ATGACGAAGCTGAACCTCGGTCTCGCCGATCTGAACTTGCTGCGCGTATTCCTTGCCATCTGGGATCTGCGCAGCCTCACCGCCGCCGGCGACCGTCTCGAGTTGACGCAGCCTGCGGTCAGCCACGCGCTGCGGCGCCTACGCACGATCTTCAATGATCCGCTCTTCGTGCGCACGCCCACCGGCATGGTGCCGACCGATGCGGCGCATCGGTTGTACCCACCGCTCGCGAAGGCCTTATCGATCATCAACGAGGCGGTCCAGCAGCTTGCCAGGTTCGATCCTGCGACGGCGCGGCGCGTCTTTCGCATCTCGATGTCGGACATGTCGGAGTTCTTTTTTCTGCCACCGCTCCTCGCATTGCTCGATCGCGAGGCGCGCGGCATTCGAATCGAAGTCGTCAATGTTCCGGTGGAATCCGTGAGCGCAGCCATGCGCGCGGGAGAGATCGATCTTGCTCTGGGTTACGTGCCGGGTCTCGACGAGGGGTGCATGAGCCAGACCTTATTCGTCGACGAGCATGTCTGCGTGGTGCGCGCCAACCACCCCTTGGGCAAGTCGCGGCCCACGCGCGAGGACCTGGCCGCCTTGCGCTACGTCTACGCGAGCACCAGCGCGACGGGCCATCGCATGGTCGAGCAATGGCTCGACGAGCTCAATTTCAAGCGCGATGTCGTGGTCCGGCTGCCGCATTTCGTCGTGGCACCCGAAATCGTGATGAACACGGACCTCGCCGTAATCTTCCCGAAGAGCATTGCGCGGCGCTTCAACCGTGGCAAGGCATTTCGCATTCTGCCCTTGCCGTTCGCTCTGCCGCCCATCGAAATACAGATTCACTCGCACACTCAGTTTGCCAACGATCCTGGCGTCGCGTGGTTGCGGGAGACCATCTCCGAGATGTTCCGTCAGCCCGAGGAGTGA
- a CDS encoding PDR/VanB family oxidoreductase, protein MQAHTVKVRVDALREEAHGVRSFSVSRIDGAPFEPYEPGAHIDVTSPSGVTRQYSLCGDPACLETQVFAVKKEEQSRGGSRSLHEEVTVGTELAVGAPRNLFQLDPAASEHILIAAGIGITPLLSMAYRLVASNARFTLHYFARSEAHAAFMTLLTRAPFSAHVKLHYGVERNQQRSKLAECISDAGPDAHVYTCGPSAFMDAVVETAQARLPANAIHLERFKAEPTVEAEASLDSFEVELASTGQTVRVDKSTSIVDALAAIGVEVDTSCGEGVCGTCMVDVVSGEPEHRDHCLSKAERASNTVICCCVSRSRSPVLVLDL, encoded by the coding sequence ATGCAAGCTCACACCGTGAAAGTCCGAGTCGACGCGTTGCGCGAGGAAGCGCATGGCGTGCGGTCGTTCAGCGTCTCAAGAATCGACGGCGCGCCGTTCGAACCCTACGAGCCGGGTGCGCATATCGACGTCACCAGTCCCTCGGGCGTGACACGGCAGTATTCGCTTTGCGGCGATCCCGCCTGTCTCGAGACGCAGGTCTTCGCGGTGAAGAAGGAAGAACAGTCGCGCGGCGGTTCTCGTTCGCTTCACGAGGAAGTGACCGTGGGCACTGAACTGGCCGTCGGCGCGCCGCGCAATCTCTTCCAACTCGACCCGGCGGCAAGCGAGCACATTCTCATTGCGGCGGGCATCGGCATCACGCCATTGCTGTCGATGGCGTATCGGCTGGTTGCGAGCAACGCGCGCTTCACGCTGCACTACTTCGCGCGCAGCGAGGCGCACGCGGCTTTCATGACGCTGCTGACGCGCGCCCCGTTCAGTGCCCACGTGAAACTGCATTACGGCGTTGAGCGCAACCAACAGCGCAGCAAGCTCGCCGAATGTATCAGCGATGCCGGTCCTGACGCGCATGTCTACACGTGCGGCCCGAGTGCATTCATGGATGCTGTGGTGGAGACGGCACAAGCTCGCCTGCCTGCGAATGCGATTCATCTCGAGCGCTTCAAGGCCGAGCCCACCGTAGAGGCCGAAGCATCGCTGGACAGCTTCGAGGTAGAACTAGCCAGCACCGGACAAACGGTTCGCGTGGACAAGAGTACGTCGATCGTCGACGCACTCGCCGCGATCGGCGTCGAAGTGGATACGTCGTGCGGCGAAGGGGTGTGCGGTACGTGCATGGTCGACGTCGTGAGCGGCGAACCCGAACATCGCGATCACTGTCTGAGCAAAGCGGAACGCGCGAGCAACACGGTGATCTGCTGCTGCGTGTCGCGTTCTCGTTCGCCTGTGCTGGTGCTCGATCTCTGA
- a CDS encoding aromatic ring-hydroxylating dioxygenase subunit alpha — protein sequence MSTPTYQTIDTSALAKRAQSDRIAPSLYYDPQLFEEELERIFYKTWVWVAHDSELPKPGDFVTTTIGRQPVIVVRDKTGAVNVLQNRCRHRGATVCEEHKGNAKGFTCPYHSWSYALDGTLRALPYGDGYEGVCEKKDLPLKKLRVGVYQGLIFASFNEDIESLEDFLGGAKPWVDLFMKQGAGYPIKANGEHKFRFKGNWKIQLENTTDLYHFPVVHKSWMKSIDDETAAVITSFMTSEEAFCRSLGNGHSLAVLVPEIVDLDKDDGAPLPDRFYELAAQLAQKHTPEEVRRIVRSLMGVGFNLNLFPNLALSMAFFRVLRPISAEETEIRHVALAMDGGPEEANRVRLRIHEHFQGPFGFGSPDDAEAWERVQRGSYAGPDVPILVNRGLNRETTAPNGEKTAHATDETGMREAYKQWRAMMEQA from the coding sequence ATGAGTACGCCGACATACCAGACCATCGACACGAGCGCGCTCGCAAAGCGCGCGCAGTCCGATCGCATTGCGCCTTCGCTCTACTACGATCCGCAACTCTTCGAGGAAGAACTCGAACGCATCTTCTACAAGACGTGGGTGTGGGTTGCTCACGACAGCGAGTTGCCGAAGCCCGGCGACTTCGTAACGACGACCATCGGCCGCCAGCCGGTCATCGTCGTGCGGGATAAAACGGGAGCCGTGAACGTACTGCAGAATCGCTGCCGTCATCGCGGCGCGACCGTGTGCGAAGAGCACAAGGGCAATGCGAAAGGCTTCACGTGCCCCTATCACAGCTGGTCATACGCGCTCGACGGCACGCTGCGCGCGCTGCCCTACGGCGACGGCTATGAAGGCGTATGCGAGAAAAAGGATCTGCCGCTCAAGAAGCTGCGCGTGGGCGTCTATCAAGGGCTTATTTTCGCGAGCTTTAATGAAGATATCGAATCGCTCGAAGACTTTCTCGGCGGTGCGAAGCCTTGGGTGGACCTGTTCATGAAGCAGGGCGCGGGCTATCCCATCAAGGCCAACGGCGAGCACAAGTTCAGGTTCAAGGGCAACTGGAAGATCCAGCTGGAAAATACGACGGACCTTTATCACTTTCCCGTTGTGCATAAGTCCTGGATGAAGTCTATCGACGACGAAACGGCCGCCGTCATCACGAGCTTCATGACGAGCGAGGAAGCGTTCTGCCGCTCACTCGGCAACGGCCATAGCCTCGCGGTACTGGTGCCGGAAATCGTCGATCTCGACAAGGACGACGGCGCCCCGCTGCCCGACCGCTTCTACGAACTCGCCGCGCAACTCGCGCAGAAGCACACGCCGGAGGAAGTGCGGCGCATCGTGCGTTCGCTGATGGGCGTCGGCTTCAATCTCAATCTGTTCCCGAACCTCGCGTTGTCGATGGCGTTCTTTCGCGTGCTGCGCCCGATCTCGGCCGAAGAGACGGAAATTCGCCATGTCGCGCTCGCCATGGACGGTGGCCCCGAAGAGGCGAACCGCGTGCGGTTGCGCATTCATGAACACTTTCAGGGCCCGTTCGGTTTCGGCAGCCCCGACGATGCCGAAGCATGGGAACGCGTTCAGCGCGGCTCATACGCCGGCCCCGACGTGCCTATCCTGGTGAACCGCGGCCTGAATCGTGAAACGACCGCTCCGAACGGAGAGAAGACCGCGCACGCAACCGATGAAACCGGCATGCGCGAAGCCTATAAACAATGGCGCGCGATGATGGAGCAAGCATGA
- a CDS encoding ethyl tert-butyl ether degradation protein EthD yields MQICLFLIGPSGRESLADSAQFQDIEGLRKLIVHEPIIQPVDPRIAPAADAPSCVLQLYFDELATLEAAASRDGPVHRALRAQPLAKRFTQQVMAVRALVLPTPGRETRAQRCTYLVAYEGPAEDFDTWLAHYLQHHAPLMSTLPALRELEIYTRIESTIGLPCARADAMQRNKVVFDDASALADALASPVRDLMRRDFHALPPYEGGTPHFAMRSTYGNLATH; encoded by the coding sequence ATGCAAATCTGCCTGTTCCTCATAGGTCCAAGCGGACGAGAATCGCTAGCCGATAGTGCGCAGTTTCAGGACATCGAAGGCTTGCGCAAACTGATCGTGCACGAGCCGATCATCCAACCGGTCGATCCGCGCATTGCGCCGGCGGCCGATGCGCCTTCGTGCGTCCTGCAGCTCTATTTCGATGAACTCGCCACCCTCGAAGCGGCCGCGAGCCGCGATGGGCCTGTGCACCGCGCACTGCGAGCACAGCCGTTAGCGAAGCGCTTCACGCAGCAAGTCATGGCGGTGCGAGCCCTCGTGTTACCCACGCCGGGACGCGAAACGCGCGCACAGCGGTGTACGTATCTCGTCGCGTACGAAGGCCCGGCCGAAGACTTCGACACATGGCTCGCGCACTACCTCCAGCATCACGCGCCGCTGATGTCGACGTTGCCCGCACTGCGCGAGCTGGAGATTTATACGCGCATCGAAAGCACCATCGGTTTGCCTTGCGCGCGCGCGGATGCGATGCAGCGCAACAAGGTCGTCTTCGACGACGCGTCCGCCCTCGCCGACGCGCTGGCTTCGCCAGTGCGCGACCTGATGCGCCGCGACTTCCATGCTTTGCCGCCCTACGAAGGAGGCACGCCGCATTTTGCAATGCGCAGCACATACGGTAACCTCGCCACACATTGA
- a CDS encoding porin, with protein sequence MRLALATSLALLAVAGTAQAQTAVTLYGIVDDGFNWTSNSGGHNLYNLSSGVMQASRWGLRGREELGGGLAALFVLENGFDPNNGSLAQKNRGSTQGLMFGRQAYVGLSSAFGTLLLGRQYDSVVDYVGPFESGTQWAGYIGAHPGDLDNLNNAYRVNNAIKFISKAYYGVSFGGVYSLGGVAGAVSRNQLWSLGVGYANGPLTLGVAYLNARNPNVGFFGDNGASTPATASANFISSPVYSGYASARTYQVVAAGAAYAFGPATLGATYSNVQFKNLGDTVNSGPNPRGYAGNAIFNNVEVNLKYQITPALVLGAAFDYTNGGDVDSATGNNPGAKYYQGALGADYFLSKRTDVYVIGVYQKASGTDSTGAAAVAAINNLTPSTSDRQTTVRVGIRHKF encoded by the coding sequence ATGAGACTCGCCTTGGCAACTTCTCTCGCGCTGCTTGCAGTTGCAGGCACGGCGCAGGCACAAACCGCGGTGACGCTGTACGGCATCGTCGACGATGGCTTTAACTGGACCTCGAACTCCGGCGGTCACAATCTCTACAACCTGTCGAGCGGCGTCATGCAGGCAAGCCGCTGGGGGCTGAGGGGTAGGGAAGAGCTTGGCGGCGGGCTCGCTGCGCTGTTCGTACTCGAGAACGGCTTCGATCCCAACAACGGCTCGCTTGCACAGAAGAATCGCGGCAGCACCCAGGGCCTGATGTTCGGTCGCCAGGCGTACGTGGGCTTGTCCAGCGCTTTTGGCACCCTGTTGCTTGGTCGTCAATACGATTCGGTCGTGGACTATGTGGGCCCGTTCGAGTCCGGGACCCAGTGGGCGGGATATATCGGCGCGCATCCAGGCGATCTGGACAATCTCAATAACGCATATCGCGTGAACAACGCGATCAAGTTCATTAGTAAGGCGTACTACGGCGTGTCGTTCGGCGGCGTCTACAGTCTGGGTGGCGTGGCAGGCGCGGTTTCCCGCAATCAGCTGTGGTCCCTCGGGGTGGGCTATGCGAACGGGCCGCTTACGCTGGGCGTCGCATACCTGAACGCGCGCAACCCGAACGTCGGCTTCTTCGGCGACAACGGCGCAAGCACGCCGGCCACTGCGAGCGCGAACTTCATCTCGTCGCCGGTGTATAGCGGCTATGCATCGGCGCGAACTTATCAAGTCGTCGCGGCTGGCGCCGCTTACGCATTCGGCCCCGCCACGCTGGGCGCCACGTATTCGAACGTGCAGTTCAAGAACCTCGGCGACACGGTGAACTCCGGACCTAATCCACGCGGCTACGCCGGCAATGCAATCTTCAACAACGTGGAAGTGAACTTGAAGTATCAAATCACCCCCGCGCTCGTGCTCGGCGCGGCGTTCGACTACACGAATGGCGGCGACGTGGATTCGGCCACCGGCAACAATCCGGGCGCGAAGTATTACCAGGGCGCCCTTGGCGCCGACTACTTTCTGTCGAAGCGCACTGACGTATATGTGATCGGCGTCTATCAGAAGGCATCGGGCACCGACTCAACCGGCGCGGCGGCCGTTGCCGCAATCAACAACCTCACGCCATCGACAAGTGATCGTCAAACCACAGTCCGCGTGGGCATTCGCCACAAGTTCTGA
- a CDS encoding LysR family transcriptional regulator: protein MTSIDHIDLNLLRVFQAIVEERSLTRAGERLALSQPAVSYSLGRLRTLFDDTLFIRTRAGMQPTPVALELAEIVGRALDTVRQALRYAERFDPATSTRTFRLSLSDAGEMAYLPAICAALHDAAPRAKLVVEPLPIEQIEEALRSSRLDFAIGNLPSLLPRTRHCVLFEESYVCMTRERDDLPAGNKLKLEHFLAASHVQVRSLEHSHDALDDALRGQGVGRNIALALPHFVAVPGVLAATDLFATLPEKLAHILNRGDAFRIYAMPVPLPRVAVTMHWHEHFHEDEGLAWMRSLMTDTLASFKKM, encoded by the coding sequence ATGACCTCTATCGACCACATCGATCTCAATCTTCTGCGCGTTTTCCAGGCTATCGTGGAAGAGCGCAGCCTGACGCGCGCAGGCGAGCGGCTCGCGCTCTCTCAACCGGCGGTCAGCTATTCGCTCGGACGATTGCGAACCTTGTTCGACGACACACTGTTCATCCGCACGCGGGCGGGCATGCAGCCCACGCCCGTCGCGCTGGAGTTGGCCGAGATCGTGGGACGCGCGCTCGACACGGTGCGGCAGGCGTTGCGTTACGCCGAGCGCTTCGATCCGGCCACGAGCACGCGGACATTTCGCCTGTCGCTGTCCGATGCGGGAGAGATGGCGTATCTCCCCGCGATCTGCGCCGCGTTACACGACGCCGCGCCGCGCGCAAAGCTGGTCGTCGAGCCATTGCCCATTGAACAGATAGAAGAGGCGTTGCGCTCGAGTCGGCTGGATTTTGCGATCGGGAACTTGCCGTCGCTGTTGCCGCGCACGCGCCATTGCGTGCTCTTCGAGGAATCGTATGTGTGCATGACGCGCGAACGCGACGATCTGCCCGCGGGCAACAAGCTCAAGCTCGAGCACTTTCTTGCGGCTTCACACGTCCAGGTTCGCTCGCTTGAGCACAGCCATGACGCGCTGGACGACGCGCTGCGCGGACAAGGCGTCGGGCGCAATATCGCACTGGCGTTGCCGCATTTCGTCGCGGTGCCCGGCGTGCTGGCCGCAACGGACCTGTTCGCCACGCTGCCGGAAAAGCTCGCACATATTCTCAATCGAGGCGACGCGTTCCGCATCTACGCGATGCCGGTGCCGCTGCCGAGAGTGGCCGTGACGATGCACTGGCACGAGCACTTCCACGAAGACGAAGGCCTTGCGTGGATGCGCAGCCTGATGACCGACACCCTCGCGAGCTTCAAGAAAATGTGA